Within the Emticicia oligotrophica DSM 17448 genome, the region TGAGCGAAGAGGTCAAAAGATAATCGGCAGTAGCACGGTCGCAAGCCATAGGGATATTCCAAACAACACCCAAACGTAAAAGAGCTTTAATATCTGGGTCATGTGGTTGTGCCTCCATGGGGTCCCAGAAGAAAAACAAAATATCTATCTTTCCTTCAGCAATTAATGCCCCTATTTGTTGGTCACCACCGAGCGGGCCACTCAAAAGCCTGACAACTGAAACATCAAGTGCTTCTTCAAGCAATCTTCCAGTTGTACCTGTGGCAAAAAGTTGATGTTTAGAAAGGACAGCTTTATTGTAAACTGCCCAATCAATCAAGTCATCTTTTTTGTTATCGTGAGCCACTAAGGCGATGCGTTTTCTTGCAGAAACAATTTTCTTTTTAATCGAATCTTCCATTATTTTTATCAAGTAACTTCAATGATAAATTATCTAACTATCATTTTTTAATTCTATAAACCTTGAATGAATAAGGCTCTAAAGTAAGCATTGTTTTACCTTTTTCGATAGAAATTACGGATTCAGTTGGAACAATTTTACTCGGCTCGGTAATAGTATTATAATTTTTAAGGTCTTTTTCTACCATAGAAATAACTTTACCATTTGTTTTCACACCTAAACCACTTATATTCAAATCAATACGTTGAGCATCGGCAGAAGTATTGACTAATTTAATAATAACTTCATTACTTTTTTCATCAACCGATGCTGCTCCATAAAGTCCATCTTTGCCCGTAAGATTTTGTCCATTCGATTTTATGCCAATTGTTTTCGTACCCGCATTATTCGCGTATAACTTTTGTACAAAATAATTGGCCGTACCAAAAGAGGTGAGATTATCGAACCAAATTAGATCGGGAGTCCATTGCCACCTATTTACATGAGCAAAAAGTGGTGCATAAGACGTCATGTAAACTACATCCGCATTTCGCTCCAAGCCTGTCAAATACGCTGCTTCAGATAAAGCACATTCCCAATTATTTTTATTTTCAGGTGAGGCCACCGCACTACTTTGAGCAGCATATTCGCCCGCAAAAATTTTATAGCGATTACGGTCATAATTATCATAACGCGTAGCATTATCTCTAAACCATTGTGGTTCTTTGTAATAGTGCTCATCTACAATCTGAGCATTTAATTTTGGTAATTCTTTTTCTGCTTGCTCGAATAATTCACCATCTGAAGCGGGACCTGTACCAGAAATAATCTTAATATTTGGGTATTTCGCATGAATTGCCTTCGAAATGATAGCATATCGCTCAAAATATTCCTCACCCCACTGCTCATTGCCAACCCCAAGCATTTGTAAATTAAACGGTGCAGGATGGCCCATTTCAGCACGTAAAGCCCCCCATTTAGTATCT harbors:
- a CDS encoding methylglyoxal synthase, with amino-acid sequence MEDSIKKKIVSARKRIALVAHDNKKDDLIDWAVYNKAVLSKHQLFATGTTGRLLEEALDVSVVRLLSGPLGGDQQIGALIAEGKIDILFFFWDPMEAQPHDPDIKALLRLGVVWNIPMACDRATADYLLTSSLMHTEYETVVPDYRNYLKRRI